In the genome of Oxalobacter aliiformigenes, one region contains:
- the alr gene encoding alanine racemase: MTRPLVASIDIAAMQHNLSVVRSTVPRAKIWAVVKANAYGHGLERSVRAFTDADGFALIEIESAIHLREIGWKKPILLLEGFFYPHELPILARYSIAFAVHCDEQIDMLEKARLEMPVDVHLKMNTGMNRLGFLPSEYGKALERLKKIPYVRDISYMTHFANSEAEDHPALSVAEQLRRFDSATQGLKGDRNLSNSGAILLHPGIRTDWVRPGIMLYGGTPGGKTAEQYGLKPAMTLKSEIIQTQHIGEGEAIGYGSIFTAKNPMTIGVVACGYADGYPRMAPEGTPVIVNGIKTRLVGRVSMDMITVDLTPVPDAHVGSEVTLWGNGLPIDEVAEAAGTVGYELMCALSLRPRIVECW, from the coding sequence ATGACCAGACCACTTGTTGCCAGTATCGATATCGCTGCCATGCAGCACAATCTTTCCGTCGTCCGTTCCACCGTCCCCCGGGCGAAAATCTGGGCCGTCGTCAAGGCCAACGCCTACGGACACGGGCTTGAACGGTCGGTACGGGCCTTTACGGATGCGGACGGATTCGCCTTGATCGAAATCGAATCGGCCATCCATCTGCGCGAAATCGGATGGAAAAAGCCGATCCTGCTTCTGGAAGGGTTCTTCTATCCGCATGAACTGCCGATTCTGGCTCGTTACAGCATCGCTTTTGCCGTCCATTGCGACGAACAGATCGACATGCTGGAAAAAGCGCGTCTGGAGATGCCTGTCGATGTGCATTTGAAGATGAACACCGGCATGAACCGGCTCGGCTTTCTGCCGTCCGAATACGGCAAGGCGCTGGAAAGACTGAAAAAAATCCCGTACGTCCGCGACATTTCCTATATGACCCATTTCGCGAATTCGGAAGCGGAAGACCATCCGGCCCTGTCTGTGGCTGAACAGCTCAGACGATTCGATTCGGCCACACAGGGACTCAAAGGCGACCGCAACCTGTCCAATTCCGGCGCCATCCTGCTTCATCCCGGTATCCGTACCGACTGGGTGCGTCCCGGCATCATGCTATATGGCGGGACGCCGGGTGGCAAAACGGCTGAACAATACGGACTGAAACCCGCCATGACCCTGAAAAGCGAAATCATCCAGACCCAGCATATCGGAGAAGGGGAGGCGATCGGATACGGCAGCATTTTCACGGCGAAAAATCCGATGACCATTGGCGTCGTCGCCTGCGGCTACGCCGACGGATACCCCCGCATGGCACCGGAAGGCACACCGGTCATCGTCAACGGTATCAAGACCCGCCTCGTCGGTCGCGTATCGATGGACATGATTACCGTCGATCTGACGCCGGTACCCGATGCACATGTCGGCAGCGAAGTCACCCTCTGGGGTAACGGGCTACCCATCGACGAAGTGGCCGAAGCGGCCGGGACGGTCGGTTATGAACTCATGTGCGCCCTGTCTCTGCGACCGAGGATCGTGGAATGCTGGTGA
- the radA gene encoding DNA repair protein RadA has product MAKAKIQYTCTECGGVSSKWAGKCPACGQWNTLVETVVEPASSNRFSTNRQGIAQTAPVLSLSDIDAIDVPRFNSGIGEFDRVLGGGLVPGGVVLIGGDPGIGKSTLLLQTLVNLAHSRNVLYVSGEESGSQVALRAKRLGLLAPNLQLQAEIQLEKILGTLLEIKPEVAVIDSIQTLYSDALTSAPGSVAQVRECAAQLTRFAKQSGTTVIMVGHVTKEGALAGPRVLEHIVDTVLYFEGDTHSSFRLIRAFKNRFGAVNELGVFAMTEKGLKGVSNPSALFLSQHERQIAGSCVMATLEGMRPLLVEIQALVDTSPTPNARRLSVGLEQNRLAMLLAVMHRHANIAAYDQDVFINAVGGVRISEPAADLAVLMAIHSSLRNKPLPRGLVVFGEIGLAGEIRPAPRGQDRLREAVKLGFSIALIPKSNAPKQPLEGLTVIGVERIDEAFDRIREL; this is encoded by the coding sequence ATGGCGAAAGCGAAAATCCAGTATACCTGTACCGAATGCGGTGGCGTCAGCAGCAAATGGGCCGGGAAATGCCCGGCTTGCGGCCAGTGGAACACGCTGGTCGAAACGGTCGTCGAACCGGCCTCGTCAAACCGCTTTTCCACCAACCGGCAGGGCATCGCCCAGACGGCGCCCGTGCTGTCACTGTCGGATATCGATGCGATCGATGTTCCGCGTTTCAATTCGGGCATCGGCGAATTCGACCGTGTGCTGGGGGGCGGACTGGTACCGGGAGGCGTCGTACTGATCGGCGGTGATCCGGGAATCGGAAAATCGACACTCCTGCTGCAGACACTTGTCAATCTGGCCCATTCCAGAAACGTCCTGTATGTCAGCGGAGAGGAATCCGGTTCGCAGGTGGCCCTTCGGGCAAAACGGCTCGGCCTGCTGGCACCGAATCTGCAACTGCAGGCGGAAATCCAGCTCGAAAAAATTCTGGGAACGCTTCTGGAGATCAAGCCTGAAGTCGCCGTTATCGACTCCATCCAGACCCTGTATTCCGATGCCCTGACTTCCGCACCGGGATCGGTCGCACAGGTCAGGGAATGTGCCGCCCAGCTGACCCGCTTTGCCAAACAGTCAGGCACCACCGTCATCATGGTAGGGCATGTCACCAAGGAAGGCGCACTGGCAGGCCCGCGCGTACTGGAACATATCGTCGATACCGTCCTGTATTTCGAAGGCGACACGCATTCCAGTTTCCGCCTGATCCGCGCTTTCAAAAACCGTTTCGGTGCCGTCAACGAACTGGGCGTTTTCGCCATGACGGAAAAGGGATTGAAAGGCGTATCCAATCCATCCGCCCTGTTTCTCTCGCAGCACGAAAGGCAGATCGCCGGCTCGTGTGTCATGGCGACCCTGGAAGGCATGCGACCGTTGCTGGTCGAAATCCAGGCGCTGGTCGATACCTCGCCGACGCCCAATGCACGCCGTCTTTCTGTCGGTCTGGAACAGAACCGGCTGGCCATGCTGCTGGCCGTCATGCACCGGCATGCCAATATCGCCGCCTACGATCAGGACGTTTTCATCAATGCGGTCGGAGGTGTCCGGATCAGCGAACCGGCAGCCGATCTGGCCGTTCTCATGGCAATCCATTCATCGCTTCGCAACAAACCACTCCCGCGTGGACTGGTCGTATTCGGTGAAATCGGACTGGCCGGAGAAATCCGCCCGGCACCCAGAGGACAGGACCGTTTGCGGGAAGCCGTCAAACTGGGCTTTTCGATTGCCCTGATTCCGAAATCCAATGCTCCCAAACAACCTCTTGAGGGGCTGACCGTCATCGGTGTGGAACGGATCGACGAAGCGTTCGACAGAATCAGGGAATTGTAG
- a CDS encoding MATE family efflux transporter, with protein MTETTEPVARPARHRKHLNPLEGSLLDKILLFALPLALSSLLQQLCNSIDVAVIGKFSSSEALAAVGTNGPVIGLMVNLFIGISVGANVVIANYIGQKNVQGIRNTISTVGVLSLIFGGVLMVAGMIIARPVLVWLDTPENILDMAVLYLRIFFLGMPFMIFYNFGSAILRSIGDTRRPLYCLIVSSIVHTVMNLVLVICFDMSVAGVAIAAAISFMTSAAMVLFILMREADPYRMHLMHSRIHWPELSRILRIGVPAGVQGVVFSVANLFIQAAINRFGSYAIAGSATALNFEIYSYFVVLAFGNAAVTFIGQNYGARQMDRCRRIFWLALGLSASALGIMGCLFVWQKAFFISFFTSDPAVAAFAGERMELLLMLQFITAAIEIPGAALRGLGRSVLPTVLTVFGTCLLRLLWIYLVCPLYPSFGALLIVYPVSWIVTGVLVWGAYLLVSRQLYAEA; from the coding sequence ATGACAGAAACAACGGAACCGGTCGCCAGACCTGCCAGACACAGAAAACATCTTAATCCGCTTGAAGGAAGTCTGCTGGACAAGATACTGCTTTTTGCCCTGCCGCTGGCATTGAGCAGTCTTCTTCAACAATTGTGCAATTCCATCGATGTTGCGGTTATTGGCAAATTTTCCAGCAGTGAAGCGCTGGCGGCTGTGGGAACCAATGGACCGGTCATCGGGCTGATGGTCAATCTTTTCATCGGGATTTCCGTTGGCGCCAATGTGGTCATCGCCAATTATATCGGCCAGAAAAACGTGCAGGGTATTCGCAATACCATCAGTACCGTCGGCGTGCTTTCCCTTATTTTCGGTGGAGTGCTAATGGTGGCAGGCATGATTATTGCGCGTCCCGTTCTGGTTTGGCTCGATACACCGGAAAACATTCTCGATATGGCGGTGCTGTATCTGCGCATATTTTTTCTGGGTATGCCCTTCATGATTTTCTACAATTTCGGCTCGGCCATTTTGCGCAGTATCGGCGATACCCGGCGTCCCCTGTATTGTTTGATCGTGTCCAGTATTGTCCACACGGTTATGAATCTGGTTCTGGTCATCTGTTTCGATATGAGTGTCGCCGGAGTGGCCATCGCTGCCGCGATTTCTTTTATGACCAGTGCGGCTATGGTACTCTTCATTCTCATGCGTGAAGCCGATCCGTACCGCATGCACCTGATGCATTCACGCATTCACTGGCCGGAGCTTTCCCGCATTCTGCGTATCGGTGTCCCGGCCGGTGTGCAGGGAGTGGTCTTTTCCGTGGCGAACCTGTTCATTCAGGCGGCCATCAACCGGTTCGGTTCCTATGCCATTGCCGGATCGGCCACGGCACTCAATTTCGAAATCTACAGCTATTTTGTCGTACTGGCGTTCGGCAATGCCGCCGTCACGTTTATCGGGCAGAATTACGGGGCACGCCAGATGGACCGGTGCCGGCGTATTTTCTGGCTTGCACTTGGCCTGTCGGCTTCGGCGCTGGGGATCATGGGATGTCTCTTCGTCTGGCAGAAAGCGTTTTTCATCTCGTTTTTCACATCGGATCCGGCTGTGGCGGCATTTGCCGGGGAGCGGATGGAACTTTTGCTGATGCTCCAGTTCATCACTGCCGCTATCGAGATTCCGGGGGCTGCCTTGCGGGGACTCGGCCGTTCGGTATTGCCGACGGTACTGACGGTGTTCGGTACCTGTCTGCTGCGTCTTTTGTGGATTTATCTGGTTTGTCCGCTCTATCCTTCTTTCGGTGCGCTGCTGATCGTCTATCCTGTTTCATGGATCGTGACCGGCGTGCTGGTATGGGGCGCCTATCTTCTGGTCAGCCGCCAGCTGTATGCCGAAGCCTGA
- a CDS encoding cyclophilin-like fold protein, protein MKKRICFQVVAALVFSLNVCAADTGNMFSSPVAPVGPAKTAGPTISQKTATLPGENTMKLIIGTGNDRLTATLSDNAATRDFISLLPVTVTLEDFNKTEKIAMLPEKLSTAGLPSGYTPSEGDIAYYVPWGNMCVFYRDFRYSDGLVHLGKIEGNGIGHFRGDGPVTVTISLQE, encoded by the coding sequence ATGAAAAAACGGATTTGTTTTCAGGTGGTTGCCGCGCTGGTGTTCAGTCTGAATGTCTGTGCCGCCGATACCGGCAATATGTTTTCTTCTCCTGTGGCACCTGTCGGACCGGCAAAAACGGCCGGTCCGACGATATCGCAAAAAACGGCGACATTACCGGGAGAAAATACGATGAAACTGATAATCGGAACAGGAAACGACAGACTGACGGCCACACTTTCCGACAATGCTGCAACCCGGGATTTCATTTCCCTGTTGCCTGTGACGGTGACTCTGGAAGACTTCAACAAAACCGAAAAAATCGCCATGTTGCCTGAAAAACTGTCCACTGCAGGCCTGCCGTCCGGTTATACCCCTTCCGAAGGAGACATAGCCTATTATGTGCCCTGGGGAAACATGTGTGTTTTTTACCGGGATTTCCGCTATTCGGACGGTCTCGTCCATCTTGGCAAAATAGAAGGAAACGGTATCGGACATTTCAGGGGAGACGGTCCGGTAACCGTAACGATCAGTCTTCAGGAATAA
- the hpnE gene encoding hydroxysqualene dehydroxylase HpnE, translating to MDKRIAIVGAGWAGCAAAVEGVSAGCHVTLFEASHISGGRARKTFVEGMAVDNGQHILLGAYRQTLRLMRQVGIDTRQAFLNLPLQMRYPPFPAVMDFVTPRWPAPFHLVAGLLKAKGLNREDRLALARFFACCRAIRWDIGEDRPVIRLLEQFRQTPKLYALLWRPLCLAALNTSPEQASASVFLAVLRDSLGRKRTDSDMLIPVTDLSALFPEKALAYCIARKGVVRLGETVRHIAFDGKGWVIDRAEGTRFDAVILATSAAVARSLISDIGDASPLAALEFEPITTCYLKYPSSVRLERPFYALLDYPEKKQWGQFVFDRGHFIRNQEGLLAVIISVSSVVDSGDKTGLAAGLARQLAESFGNPELEKPLWSRVMTEKRATFRCTPGLVRPGCLFDKRGLLLAGDYVAGEYPATLESAVSSGVSAIKVLSELQR from the coding sequence ATGGATAAGCGCATCGCTATTGTCGGCGCCGGCTGGGCCGGTTGCGCCGCTGCTGTGGAAGGTGTATCGGCTGGCTGTCACGTCACGCTGTTCGAGGCGTCGCACATCTCCGGTGGCCGTGCCCGGAAAACGTTTGTAGAAGGCATGGCAGTCGATAACGGCCAGCATATTCTGCTCGGTGCGTACCGGCAAACCTTGAGGCTGATGCGTCAGGTGGGAATCGATACACGGCAGGCATTTCTGAATCTTCCGTTGCAAATGCGTTATCCGCCTTTTCCGGCCGTCATGGATTTTGTCACACCGCGCTGGCCGGCTCCTTTCCATCTTGTCGCCGGTCTTCTGAAAGCGAAAGGACTCAACCGGGAAGACAGGCTGGCGCTGGCCCGTTTTTTCGCGTGTTGTCGGGCGATACGCTGGGATATCGGGGAAGACCGGCCGGTTATCCGTTTGCTGGAACAGTTCCGGCAAACGCCCAAACTGTATGCCCTACTCTGGCGTCCGCTCTGTCTGGCTGCATTAAATACGTCTCCGGAACAGGCGTCTGCCAGCGTGTTTCTGGCCGTTTTGCGCGACAGTCTCGGCAGGAAACGGACCGATTCCGACATGCTGATTCCGGTAACCGATCTTTCGGCCCTTTTTCCGGAGAAGGCGCTGGCCTATTGCATCGCACGCAAGGGAGTCGTCCGTCTGGGTGAGACGGTACGTCACATCGCGTTTGACGGAAAAGGCTGGGTTATCGACCGTGCAGAGGGAACCCGCTTCGATGCGGTTATTCTGGCGACGTCTGCCGCCGTTGCACGCTCGCTGATATCGGATATCGGGGATGCTTCGCCGCTTGCGGCGCTTGAATTCGAACCGATCACGACGTGTTATCTGAAATATCCTTCTTCTGTCCGGCTGGAAAGGCCGTTTTACGCCTTGCTGGACTATCCGGAGAAAAAACAGTGGGGGCAGTTCGTGTTCGATCGGGGCCATTTCATCAGAAATCAGGAAGGTCTTCTGGCGGTCATCATCAGTGTTTCATCGGTAGTGGACAGTGGTGACAAAACCGGTCTGGCTGCCGGTCTTGCCCGTCAGCTGGCGGAAAGTTTCGGGAACCCGGAACTGGAAAAACCGCTGTGGAGCCGTGTCATGACGGAAAAACGGGCCACGTTCAGATGTACTCCCGGCCTTGTCAGGCCGGGTTGTCTGTTCGATAAGCGAGGTCTTTTGCTTGCGGGCGACTATGTCGCGGGAGAATATCCGGCAACGCTGGAATCGGCGGTATCAAGCGGTGTTTCGGCCATAAAAGTGTTGTCGGAACTGCAACGCTGA
- the hpnD gene encoding presqualene diphosphate synthase HpnD — protein MLPDQYCQHKAAKSGSSFYVSFRFLPSERRRAITALYAFCREVDDIVDDFPSDPGGARRKLDGWRREIADMYAGRPDHPIMQALMPHLEVYSLEKKYLDAIVDGMEMDLEKKRYGDFSELERYCWHVAGTVGILAARIFGATRRKTQEYAEKLGLAFQLTNIIRDVGEDAARGRVYLPADEMNVFGVSVNDLRNRRQTSAFRELMQFQAKRALGFYDEAFALLPDQDRLSQKPGIMMASIYRELLLEIGRCGFPVLIKRVSLTKVRKFWLAWKAWVNG, from the coding sequence ATGTTGCCAGACCAGTATTGCCAGCACAAGGCGGCAAAAAGCGGTTCCAGTTTTTATGTCAGTTTCCGCTTTCTTCCGTCCGAACGCCGAAGGGCCATCACGGCACTTTATGCTTTTTGCCGTGAAGTGGACGATATCGTTGACGATTTCCCGTCCGATCCCGGGGGTGCCCGCAGAAAACTGGACGGCTGGCGGCGGGAAATCGCCGATATGTATGCCGGTCGTCCCGATCATCCGATCATGCAGGCATTGATGCCTCACCTTGAAGTTTATTCGCTCGAGAAAAAGTATCTTGACGCGATTGTCGACGGTATGGAAATGGATCTGGAAAAGAAACGTTACGGCGATTTTTCGGAGCTGGAAAGGTATTGCTGGCATGTCGCCGGTACCGTCGGGATTCTGGCTGCCCGGATTTTCGGGGCGACAAGACGAAAAACGCAGGAATATGCCGAAAAACTCGGGCTGGCTTTCCAGTTGACGAATATCATCCGCGATGTCGGTGAGGATGCCGCAAGAGGTCGTGTCTATTTGCCTGCCGATGAAATGAATGTTTTCGGCGTGTCGGTGAACGACCTGCGAAACCGGCGCCAGACTTCCGCTTTCAGGGAACTTATGCAATTCCAGGCAAAGCGGGCGCTTGGCTTTTACGACGAGGCGTTTGCCCTGTTGCCGGATCAGGACAGACTGTCCCAGAAACCCGGCATCATGATGGCGTCGATTTATCGTGAACTGCTTCTGGAAATCGGACGTTGCGGTTTTCCTGTCCTGATAAAACGGGTTTCCCTGACGAAAGTCCGGAAATTCTGGCTGGCATGGAAAGCATGGGTAAATGGATAA
- the cadR gene encoding Cd(II)/Pb(II)-responsive transcriptional regulator codes for MKIGELARKTGMQVETIRYYEKEGLLPKIGRTGSNYRVYTDVHVDRLLFIRHCRSLDMTLDEIRVLLHFKDMPKESCDRVNALLDEHIGHVAERIRDLKKLEKQLRMLRESCREAKDTASCGILNALSCPVSGTFDENGSTCSHVHRTHGGDLHTQRKKTD; via the coding sequence ATGAAAATCGGGGAACTGGCACGGAAAACGGGAATGCAGGTCGAGACAATCCGTTATTACGAAAAGGAAGGACTTTTGCCGAAAATCGGCCGGACCGGAAGCAATTACCGGGTTTATACGGATGTGCATGTGGACAGGCTGCTGTTTATCCGTCATTGCCGTTCACTGGACATGACGCTGGATGAAATCCGGGTTCTGCTGCATTTCAAGGACATGCCGAAAGAAAGTTGCGATCGGGTCAATGCCCTTCTGGACGAACATATCGGCCATGTCGCCGAGCGTATCCGGGATCTGAAAAAACTGGAGAAACAGCTCAGGATGCTGAGGGAAAGCTGTCGTGAAGCGAAGGACACGGCCAGTTGCGGGATCCTCAATGCTCTTTCCTGCCCGGTATCGGGCACCTTTGACGAAAACGGTTCCACCTGTTCCCATGTGCATCGGACGCATGGCGGCGATTTGCATACCCAACGCAAGAAAACGGACTGA
- a CDS encoding heavy metal translocating P-type ATPase → MKRSFPGSTLPAVAIHVTSAGIVQLLDSEVATGFPITGNGREIMTRESFESHKHDHTVKNHHEHSHEEKHGHDFHSHSHHHEHGHNHAHGQAVHCGCAASCAAGQAALRPVTGNWPKGQSVFYIDSMDCPVEVNDIKSVLSRIEGIRNLDFQLASRTLSIEADRETVEKSIAAIKKAGYVPERITTGDTETGSPRNEERVWRYWLALAIACVVEILHVVSGDIMATEIGGMILSVVAIWLSGFSTYRKGLAALLGLRLNINALMTVAVTGAFLIGQWPEAAMVMALYAIAELIEARSVDRARNAIRNLLDLTPPTAEIRDETGTWNAVPVKNVTLNATIRVRPGERIPLDGTVTGGAGTVDQSPVTGESIPVDKKPGDSVFAGTINESGTLEFCVTALSDDTVVARIIKAVEEAQEASAPTQRFVDRFAAIYTPLIFLVALCVAVATPFLFGWTWLQALYKALVMLVIACPCALVIATPVTVVSGLVSAARRGILMKGGVYLEEARNIRVVALDKTGTITEGKPRLLDTKIISENFPENDILDWAAGLADSSGHPVSRAIASGLNRTARAVSGFTDLPGRGVSGTIEGHSLIMGNHRLIEEKGLCRPDVHRLLLEYEKQGYTVTVLASGREVLAIFAVADTIKATSREALAALKRKGIMTVMLTGDNETTAKTIADEAGIENVRGNLLPAEKLDAVCELQKQYGKTAMIGDGINDAPALAHADTGIAMGDAGTDIAMEAADVVIMNDDLRRIPQMIDLSASTYSILWQNILIALGIKLVFFALALFGSATMWMAVFADTGASLLVLLNGLRVLRK, encoded by the coding sequence ATGAAACGCTCCTTTCCCGGTTCCACGTTGCCGGCTGTCGCCATCCATGTCACGTCAGCCGGTATTGTACAACTTCTTGACTCTGAAGTGGCTACAGGGTTTCCAATAACGGGAAACGGGAGGGAAATCATGACACGCGAGTCTTTCGAATCACACAAACACGATCACACCGTCAAAAATCATCATGAACACTCGCATGAGGAAAAACACGGGCATGATTTTCACAGTCATTCACACCACCATGAACACGGACACAATCACGCTCACGGACAGGCCGTACATTGCGGATGCGCCGCTTCCTGTGCCGCCGGACAAGCGGCCCTACGGCCTGTAACCGGGAACTGGCCGAAAGGACAGTCCGTCTTTTACATAGACAGCATGGATTGTCCGGTCGAAGTCAATGATATCAAAAGTGTCCTGTCCCGGATCGAAGGCATCAGAAACCTCGATTTCCAGCTGGCTTCCCGAACCCTGTCTATTGAGGCCGACAGGGAAACCGTCGAAAAAAGTATCGCCGCCATCAAAAAGGCGGGATATGTCCCTGAACGGATAACGACAGGAGATACCGAAACCGGTTCTCCCCGCAATGAAGAGCGTGTCTGGCGCTACTGGCTGGCCCTGGCCATTGCCTGCGTCGTCGAAATCCTGCATGTTGTCTCCGGCGATATCATGGCGACAGAAATCGGCGGCATGATTTTGTCTGTTGTCGCGATCTGGCTTTCCGGTTTTTCCACTTACCGCAAGGGACTGGCGGCCCTGCTGGGGTTACGGCTCAACATCAATGCCCTGATGACCGTCGCCGTGACAGGTGCTTTCCTGATCGGACAGTGGCCCGAAGCCGCGATGGTCATGGCGTTATATGCCATTGCCGAACTGATCGAGGCCCGCTCGGTCGACAGGGCGCGCAACGCCATCCGCAATCTTCTCGACCTGACCCCGCCGACAGCCGAAATCCGGGATGAAACCGGAACATGGAATGCCGTACCGGTCAAAAACGTCACGTTGAACGCCACAATCAGGGTGCGACCGGGCGAACGCATTCCGCTGGACGGAACAGTCACCGGCGGCGCCGGTACTGTCGACCAGTCACCCGTTACGGGAGAAAGCATTCCGGTCGACAAGAAACCGGGGGATTCCGTTTTCGCCGGAACCATCAACGAATCCGGCACACTGGAATTTTGCGTCACGGCCTTATCGGACGATACGGTTGTCGCCCGCATCATCAAGGCTGTCGAGGAAGCGCAGGAAGCCAGTGCACCGACCCAGCGTTTCGTCGACCGCTTCGCTGCCATCTATACACCGCTAATCTTTCTGGTCGCCCTGTGCGTAGCCGTCGCCACACCGTTTCTGTTCGGCTGGACATGGTTGCAGGCCTTATACAAGGCACTTGTCATGCTGGTCATCGCCTGTCCCTGTGCACTCGTGATCGCCACACCGGTCACTGTCGTCAGCGGGCTGGTCTCGGCCGCACGACGCGGCATTCTGATGAAAGGAGGCGTTTATCTGGAAGAAGCCCGTAACATCAGAGTCGTGGCTTTAGACAAGACCGGTACGATCACGGAAGGAAAACCACGTCTTCTGGACACGAAAATCATTTCGGAAAACTTTCCGGAAAACGATATTCTTGACTGGGCGGCCGGTCTGGCCGACAGTTCCGGCCACCCGGTATCCCGAGCGATCGCATCCGGCCTGAACCGTACCGCCAGAGCTGTTTCCGGATTCACCGATCTGCCGGGAAGAGGTGTTTCCGGTACGATCGAAGGACATTCCCTGATCATGGGCAATCACCGCCTGATCGAGGAAAAAGGGCTCTGCCGTCCGGACGTCCACCGCCTGTTGCTTGAATACGAAAAACAGGGCTACACGGTGACCGTTCTCGCATCCGGACGTGAAGTACTGGCTATTTTTGCGGTCGCCGACACGATCAAGGCCACTTCGCGCGAAGCGCTGGCCGCCCTGAAAAGAAAAGGCATCATGACCGTCATGCTGACGGGAGACAATGAAACGACAGCGAAAACCATTGCGGACGAAGCCGGTATCGAAAACGTCCGCGGAAACCTGTTGCCCGCCGAGAAACTGGATGCCGTCTGCGAACTGCAAAAACAGTACGGCAAAACCGCCATGATCGGCGACGGCATCAACGATGCACCGGCCCTTGCGCATGCGGATACCGGTATCGCCATGGGCGATGCGGGAACGGATATCGCGATGGAAGCCGCCGACGTCGTGATCATGAACGACGACTTGCGCCGTATCCCGCAAATGATTGACCTTTCGGCCAGTACCTATTCCATTCTCTGGCAAAACATCCTGATCGCACTGGGAATCAAGCTGGTTTTCTTCGCACTGGCCCTGTTCGGCTCGGCAACGATGTGGATGGCCGTTTTCGCCGACACGGGGGCCAGCCTGCTGGTTCTGCTAAACGGCCTGCGCGTTTTGCGCAAATAG